The Loxodonta africana isolate mLoxAfr1 chromosome 18, mLoxAfr1.hap2, whole genome shotgun sequence genome includes the window tcctctaagaccgtaggtgagagtctgcatcACCACTTAGTGACCAACTACCCGGACACCTGATCTGAATCcgtacaagaaaagcaaatggactcctgggctcatatacctagtagcagctctaaccacctggtgactggacattagagcttcaaaggcaccaataattaAACTAGCTCACtccagcagcctatttgggtatatcaaaacaagaagctagggtatggtaagcaaacgtaaaataaataaatacaataacttatggatggcttggagacaacagtcaatatcaaatctcataaagaggcagaccatgatggcttcaacaagctcccaggacaaataatcaagaaatcttccagataaCGAGAACTTCCTGgagttaccagaggtagaatacaaaagattactatacagaactcttcaagagatcaggaaggtgaTCAGGCAAAACaagaacaagccaagcagcacacagacaaagcactAGAGGAAcgtaagaagattagagaagagcataataacaaatttaataggtgcaagaatccatagacagacagcaaacagaaacccagaagattaacaataaaatttcagaattagacaactcaatagaaagtcctaagagcagaattgaggcaatggaagtcagaattagtgagagtgaagataaagcacttggcaccaatatatttgaggaagAATCAGATATAAGCATTTTAAAAAGGGAAGAAACTCTAAAAATTACATGGGCCTGTAGAGGAATAACCAATGAGTGATTGGAACACAagaacaggggggataacagaaaatacagagagaactgctgaagatttgttggcagaaaacttccctgatatcatgaaagatgagaagacatatatccaagatgctcattattAAACCCCAAGCAAGGTAGagtccaaaagaaagtcaccaagacattataatcaaacttgccaaaaccaaagattttaaagagagaattttaagagcagctagggataaatgaaaagtcacctacaaagcagagtcaataagactaagttcagacagcagaaaccatgcaggcaaggagacaatgggatgacatatagaaagacttgaaggaaaaaaaacgccagccaagaattatatatccagcaaaaccgtctctcagatacgaaggtgaaattaagacatttccagataaacagaagtttaaggaatttgcaaaaaccaaaacaaaattactagaaatactaaagggagtcatccagttagaaaatcaataacttcagataacaactcaagactagaacacaggacagagcaacctgATTATCAATCCAGATAGATAaattgcaaaaataaatcaaagctaaaacgctcaaaacagggaaacagagacatcaatatgtaaaagataacaacattaaaacaaaaaaaaagagataaaagattggtttaaacctagaaaaacaggggtaagtaaggtaaccacaaagggggtaaataaagtaaccacaaaggaaactaacaaccctacacatcaaaataaacaagaaaaacataaagactcagcaaatacaaaagcaacaacaaataaaaggaaaagaaaatatgtgaagaaaaacaactcagcatagaaaaattcagtggaaaaaagaaactctcaacaacacacaaaaaaaagacatcaaaatgatagcactaaattcataatacctatccataattacactgaatgtaaatggactaaatgcaccaataaagagacagagagtggcagagtagattaaaaaacatgatctgtctatatgctgcctgcaaatatatcaagcaaacaaaagcaTTTTAAATAATGAGTTACCcaagaatatttaaaatatgacTTACAAAATTTCAATGTGTGCCTAACTTTTACataaataaatttaatataatGTTAAATAATACCTTGTGAAAGAAATCAGTCAATTTGGCCAATACAAGTGGTAAAGACTCACCTGCAAAGAATATCCTTACTAAAAAAACttctgaaaatataaaatattttttaaaaactacttaTTCCAGGTTATTTATATTGTTTAAAATTGGTGTCATGATATCATTTAAAAATTGTTCTGATAATCTAAAtagcttttgaaaaaaaattattgtcaTTCCAAATTATTACTTAATTAATTCTTCTCCCTCCcacaaactggaaaccctggtggcgtagtgtttaagtgctacggctgctaaccaagaggtcagcagtttgaatccaccacgcgctccttggaaactctatgtggcagttctactctgtcctatagggtctctatgagttggaatcgactcaaaggcaatgggtttggtttgggtttttcccACAAACTGCTTCAACAATCAAATTCACATCCTAAATTAAAAGGTGAATGTTTTGGAAGATCTCAACTGCTCTCAAGAGTGGCAGGATTCTTTTTTtagtacattttttattttagagcatttttatatttaccaaaaaaaattgtGACAATACTACAGAAAGTTCCCATACACCTTGTGCCTGGTTTCcctaattattattttatattagtggggtacatttgttataattaatgAACAAATATTGATACATTGTTATTAGCTAAAACCCATACTTATTTCCCTAGTTTTTACCTAATATcccttttctgttccaggattccATGCAGAATACCACATCATCTTTAGGTGTCACATTTCCTTAGGCCCCTCTTGGCTGTGATGGCTTCTCAGACTTTACTTCTTTTTCCTGACTAACAGGTTTGAGGGGTACTGGTCAggtgttttgtagaatgtccctcaactgAAGTTTGTCAGACTTTTTTTCTCACAAGTAGACTGGAGTTACAGGTTTTTAGAAGGAAACACACCATTTTCATCACATTAGATCAAAGGTGCATATTATCAACATGACATGTTACTGTTGATGTTGACCTCAATCACCTGGTTGAGGTGTTCATCATGTTTCTCCACAGTAAAATTACTCTCTTGTACCCCCTCTCCATGCTGTCCTCTTTGGTGGTTGTCACTGTGTTTAGCCCACACTTAAAGAGCGAGGAGTTATGCTCCACCTTCTTGAGTGGggagtatctacataaattactTGGAAATCTTCTGCATGagagatttgtctcttctccccCATTTATCTATTCactcaatcatttatttatatcagtatggactcacgGATATTTCTTctatactttgggttataatccaatactactttatttattttgttactcAAAGTGTTTCAGCTTTGGCCATTGGTAGCTCTTTCACTTGGCTCCTATGTTCCTTTGACATAACCCCATCATTGTggatttttgtcattgttgttgttattattactgttttgTCTCTTTAGCACGTCCTTACTCTGACACTACAAGATGCTCCAGGTTCATCTGATATATTTCTTGTCCCAGTCCTAGAATTATCCATTTTTCTCAGAAGCTGTAGTTCCTTCTATTAGAGCATGATGTTTGAACCCAAGATCTGAGCACTAGGCatgctcattgctactggggtGTGGTTGCTTCTAGGCTCCCTCAGCTGACAGAGTGaggaaatatatgtgtatatgagtGACATGATTTGTATTAAACCCAGTGTTTGAATTCTAAAATAGTACTGTGGCTTTATGGAATGTATCTTTGGAATGTACAGTATCTCTAATATGTCACTGCTGATATTACAAAGGTCACATGCAAACTGTTTTGAATGATCTGAGCTCAAATATAGTCATATTGAATCACACTGTGTATTCATGGAGCACTGAATCCTCTCCTAAAAACTCAGTCACACTTTGCCTTCTCAACCAAATGAAAATTCTATGTCAGACCAGGCACAGAATGCCTCAggtttcctcttctataaattGAGGCAGATGAATTAAGTACTCTCTAAGCTCATTTCCAAGTTCTGTGTTATAAAATGTTATGACAAAATTCTAACATTATATTGTATGTTTGCCAAagaacaaaatattaaatgagtccAGAGAACctgaaaaaatgtaaaattatggTGCAAAATAGATTTCTTTCTGGTTTTCAACTACAGGTCAATTCAGGCTTAGGTTAAACTTCAGCTATTCCATTTGTAGATAGATTTCATGAAAACGATTTattcagtttttgttttaaagCAGTTAATTCCTTATCCAGATTTTAAATTACCATTTTCACAGACACTAAAAAAGACAagatctttattaaaaaaaaaatggtaacagAAAACATTTTAAGAACGAGTAAACATACAGCATTCTACACTGTGATAAGATTTCATGTGCAGTCTGTCATTGAGAATGACAACCAAATGACAGTAGACTAAGACTGGCAGAAAATGAAAGATCCAACTCTATTGATGTTCTTACTGGATTAGGCAGCTACAGGCCTTATCATCTATCTGAGCCACTGGAAAACCCCATAGGGCTGTTAATCCAGTTGTAAATTCACACTATCCTAGAAGCACAGTCCTTGAGAAGCAAAAGTTTGCCTTTACTGAGAccagaaataaagaacaaagagcTAGGTGAAGACAGAAGCACGGTTTCACTTAAGGAAAGATGGAGTCTGAGATTTCCGCAGTAAAGACATTCAGCATGGAGTGGATATATGAGTTTAAAGAACAAGAAAGAGAATAGGGAAGGAGATAAATATTTTGGAATCAGTGGCACAaaagtttaagtgcttgactagtcaaaggttggcagttcaaactcaccagaggcacctcagaagacaggcctggtgatctgcttccaaaaggtcacagccttgaaaatcctatggagcagttttattctacacacatggggtcaccatgagtcagaattgatgcaaccgccactaacaacaacaacaacagcatagagGCAATAGTAAAACTAGAAAGCACATAGAAATATGCAAGAGAACACTTAGAATGAAAAACATCCATGGACCAAGAATGAACCCTGGGGTAGATAACATTAAAAGTGGCAGAAGCAGAGGTGTTCAGGGAGAGAAGGAATGGTTAGAGATGTGGGAGAACAACGTAAAAACAATTGTGGTGATACGGGATTACCTGAAAGGACAGGGAGAGGTCAGTAAGGAGTGGTCAACAGCAGCAAAGCATCCAGAAGCCAAGTCAGAGAAAGAGGATGGGTGAGTACAGGGAGAAGCTGCAGCAGAGGCGACACCCCCTGCAGAGACGGATGCTAGAGGCCTGGAGCACAGGCAAAAGAGGTGAAGGAGTTTGGATTGTGTCCCGTGGGTGTTGGTAGACACTGGAAGAAATGGTGACCTAATCCCATCTGTTTTATATCATCTGGCAACAATGTGGAAAATGATTACAAGAAAGTTTATATCACTCCTTGTAATCTTCTGGAACAATTTTAAACTTTTTCCAAATACGTTGCTTCCTGTATGAGGCAAAGGAGTTTTGTGCACAGTAAGAGCTTTCCAGTATATTTCAAACTGCCCTACCATCAACATTACTGTGTAATTACTGCCAAATGATCTTATCTTGAAATTTTATCAaactaattttaaatatttaattagaTATTAAAATAGAATAAGCACTCACAGTAAAGATTTTTCCTAAGAACCAATATAAATGGGTTTAGAAGACTTGATTGATAAAGATAACAAatagtgtttcagagtagaactgtgctccatagggttttcaatgactgatgtttcaaaagtagatcaccagggctttcctgcaggtgcctctgggtggactcgaacctccaatctttcaatttgcaccacccagggacttagtaGTCTATAGGGCATTAAAAATCGAGCAATCCTGGGTCCCCCACTTACAGGGCTTACAATCAGACAAATATAATATCAACCTTATGTGAGGTAAACATGATGAACGCtctaagaaaaacagaaaaatgctgTTTCTACACAAAGGCGAAAAAAGTCATATCAATTACTGAATGAGAGAACTTTATTCAAAAGACTAACAGTAATTCCAAGTAAACCACATTTTATTGACAGTTTAATGTTATTAAtacataaaacacatttttcaaaCATGATATTTAAATAGTTTAGCTAGCATCTCCTGGCTGTGTACGTTTATAGATATAAAACTAGAACTAGAGGTATAACAAATGCTTAAGTCCAAACAAAACCAGTCTCCAGGATAGCCACCTTCCACTTCTATATTATCTCTATAGCAGCAGATCCAGGAAGGAGATGCTAAGACACCAAGCCCCAATTGTATGTCCTTCTCCTACACTGCAACAAAGAGCTTAGCAATCCGCTTTTAAACACCTTAGAGTTCATTTCCAGCAATGCAACTGaaggtcaaagaaaaaaatcaacatggAAAAGGAATTTAGAAAATCCTACCTTCCATTGCCAATACTTGATTGAAAATTAGTCTCCTAGGATTCTGACATTCCAGAGACACGGATATAGGATCTTTCTTTGAAAATGTGTTCAGTTAACCAGGTCATATGAAGCAGAGTGAATCCTAGTCCCTTCTGTGTGATGTCATATAAAAGGGAGAACATACAGGTAGACAGACACACAAGAGGACAGGCACCACGTGAAGCtgcatctacaaaccaaggaaggCAGAGATGCCTGGGGtgaccagaaactggaagagaccAGGAAGGCTCTCCCTAGAGCAGACAGATAGAATATGGCcctactgacaccctgaattcaaactcctcacctccagaactgcgagacaatacatttctgttctttacagccacccactttgtgCTCTTTTGTTATGGTGCCCTAGGAAGCCAAGACAGCAAGCAACAGTATATGATTCTGTAAGCTTTCTGAACAGAATTTCTCTGCTTAGCAGCTAGACAAAGGTGCTCCTGCAAACAGGCAACAATCACCACCCAGAAACCCTATGAATAGACAAAGCTTCAATCAGGTAAGTCAGCCTGGGCTACTCATAGTGCGTGTATGTGATCATACAGCCGGCGACCGTGTCTCACGTGTGATAGCACTTGTGAGGTGATAGCCAAATATACTTGGTGGGAACTCATATATAAACTTTCCATCTTGACATTGTCCCAGGCTAAGGGTTTTCATTAAACAGAGTTTCAAGAAACTCTGCaaagaaaagatttttttaaaaatactaatcTGTACTCTCCTTGGTGATATGCAAAGTatcaaaacattatttttattattcatgtGGAAGAAATTATTACTCACTAGATATGACTGGCTATGCGGGCAGACATAACAGCAATAGAGAGAATCTGGGTTGTACAAACAAAATTCCATTATTGCACAAGTCCCAGTAATATTCAATTATatcagggttctttttttttatgttttctcagAACTGTGGAATATTTGCAAAGTGCATTTAAAATTCAGATATTCATGAACAAGGAAATAACtgcaaagacatcacaaagagGCCATAGAAGGGTTGATAAAATTTCAACAGGCAATTTCAATAGACACATTCCAGAAGTCCGAGAGGCCCCTGCTCAGATCTTCTATTCTCATGTCCTTTTTGCTCCATTATGCATGTACCAGTTTCCATTCACAACCTCACATGTCCCTGAGGTGAAAGGGTGATGAGCCACCGTTTCTCCCTATGTTAATAAAGTACAGGAACAAAAAAATGAGACCTTCGCAAATAGCTATAGAGCAATGGACTTTGAGGGTGACCACAGATTACATTCAGTCaggctggactttttttttttttttaaactttggatTCTTGCCACTTCCAACTTTTTCATAAAACAGCCTGTTCACTCCCCTATAACTCATTTCTGTAAGTTTTTGCTATCTTTTAACCAAAGAAAAAAGATGTTAAATGAAACAGAAGGTCTGAATTAATGCGTTACCACAAATGTTTCTGTAGTTCGAGACTTCCTTCTACTTCTTTTACATTCCAAAGCGACGTTTTCATTCTCTGAGATAAATACCTGAGCTAATTGTAAGCGAATTTGTATCATCAGCATGGCACCATCATCCTCCCCCATGCTGTGGCCCCACCAGCAAGCCTGCGTGTCCTGCGGTCCACACTGATGATCTGGCCTGGGAAGCCCTGCCCCCATCCCTGACACTCAGAGCTGTCCTAGGTGGGCTACCCGGGAGGAGCCCCGCTGCCTTCTGCTGTCCCCTTGTTGCTGCCCTCCTCACTGGGCCATGATGTCTTGCTCACTGAGGCTTACCTGTGTTTGCTGACCCCCCTTCCCCCTCTGTACCCCTGGGATGTATGCTTCCAAGCACAGACACCTAGCTGTCTGCTTCTCTAGGAAATCCTGAGCCCAGCACGTGACAATTGGCCCACAATAGGTATTTAACAAAAGTTTTTGAGTAAATagtatatgtatgtttatatcatgattcgaaaaaaaaaaaaatactaggaaaTCCCTGTTTGCATTCTTAGAAGTGAGAGCTGAGGCACAAGTGGTCATAAGAGCTGCAGGATAATAAGACCTGCCAGGCCTTCCATGCTGCTTCCTGGCCCCAGGCTTCGTCCCTCATATGCCAGGTGTGTGCTGCAGGCCTGGCTCCTGGAGAGGGCCCTCTGCTCCCACTTTGGCCTTGCAGCCGTATCTTGCTCTAGTGTTTGTGCAGACATAGAGAATTGGCTTCTCCTGTCCACACCCTTCCTTCTCTGCTCCTGTGTCCCTCACACTCCCATGCCAACAGCCCAGCTGCCTCTCAGACCTGCTTTTGCTGAGGCCACAGGACCTCTCTGCCTTGTGAGGGAGTGTCTATGATTCTCTACATTGGCTACATTTTCTCCCCCTTCCCCCACTTCCTTCCTCCCACTTCCCTTGGGCATCTAAGTTGCCAGCAACCTAGAGAGCAGAGCTGACCTCCCAGCCATTGGAAACAGTTTTGACTCTGCTAAACTGACTTAGGAAGCATACTGTTAACAACCCAAAGCTGCCTGCTTCAAGTTCAAATGTTAATTCACAAAACCCTGTGGCCAGCTTGAATGGGGAAGGGAAGGAACCACTACTTAGTGGATGCAGGGCTCTAAGTCTatgatttttgtttaattttcacaattggaaaccctggtggtatagtggttaagtgctacggctgctaactaagaggtcggcagttcaaatccaccaagcactccttggaaactctatggggcaattcttctctgtcctatagggtcgctatgagtcacaatcgactcaatggcagcgggtttttgggGAGATACAGAAGAAGGTGCTGACAGATAAGGGATGTAACTTGCCTAATAACTCCCCGGGTTGGGACTCCAAACTAGCTCTTTCTGCTGCTCCAGCAGCCTTCCTCCAAAGAAACCTCAACACGTGGGAAACTGAGcttgtctttggtttctttaagagccctggtagcccagcggtcaaagtgctcggctgccaaccggaaggtcagtagttggaacccaccagccgctctgtgggagaaagatgtggcagtctgcttttgtaaagatttatagtcttggctatggggcagttctattctgttctgtagggtggctatgagtcagaatccactgaactgcagagggtttggtttggagtttttttttttttttttctttatgagatGGAGGTTTTAGTTGACTTTGAAGTCTCAACAATTGTAAATCGAATACACCCATTACGTCTTCTCATGAGATCCTGGAATCTGCTGCGCAATTAGGCTTTCAAAAGGACCCGCTGAGCCAGGCACTGAGGCCGGCCCAGCATGCTGGGTCTTACCTGCGCTGCGGACCGCGCGGAGAGCCGGGGTGGCCCGAGCCTGCCGGCGCAGCAAGAGCGCAGGGCCGGCGCCGGCGGTCTCTGCTGCCGCTGGCCGGACAGGCGACGGCTTCGGCTCCTCGTCTGCCACACTCGCTGCCCTGCGCCCCCAGGACGCTGAGTGGGCGCCAGTCAGGGACAGGGACAGGGCCAGAGGCAACAGGAGGAGCACGGGCAGCAGCGGGCGGCCGTGAGCTGGGGGCATGGTCCGCGGCCTGCCGAGAGGGCGATACAAGCGGCTGGTCGGCGCTGAGGCCAAGACCAGGGCCAGTGGCAACGGCCCGCAGTCCGAGTCATGAGTGTCCTCCCGAAGGAGAAGCCCTCCCGAAGTCCCGCGCCCTGGCCTGGAGACCCGAAGGGCATTGGGGTTTGGACCCAACAGGGTATAGCCCTGTGTGCCCTGAAAGGGGGTAGCGGAGTACGCCGGGGCGCAAGCGAGGAGTGCAGGGCGCAGGAAATGCCTAACCCGGGTCCAGGGATTGCGGCGCACAGCCCCTACGGGCATCTCCAGGGCCACAGCGGCTCACTTGCCGCCCAGGACCTCAGAAGGTCAGCGCCAGGCTCCATGGCCCACACGAGTCTCTGGCTCGGCCTGATGTTGGTGGCTCCCCTCGAAGCCCTTCCCCGAGCTTTTGGAAGCTGTGGCTAGTGCGTCCCCGTCGCGGTTCTTTTTTGCCCGCGGCGGGCGCCAGCCCCCGTTACCGATCCATCACGGCGCCCTTTCCGCCCCCATCCCCGTCTAGGGCCATCGCGCCTGTCTCTCCACGCGCCGCGTCCCCGCCGGGCTGGGTGAATAACCGGAGCTACCTTTGGGTTTCACcgaagaaagcagcgccgggactCCGAGCGGTCCCCACAGGCGATCAGTTGGAAAGTAACCTTCTCCGGTTGAAACGCCTCGCTGGGCTTGGGCGACGCTGCAGGTCCGGGTTCCGCCGCCGGCCCCCACCCCTGTGGCAGCCCGGGAGGAGCGCGAGGAGAGTTTGCGGGAGGGGGCGGTTGCAAAAGTTCAAAGCAGATGAGGTCATGTTCCCTGCAGCCtgatgactgtcttagttatctagtgctgctataacagaaataccacaagtgactttaacaaacagatttattctctcacggtctacaAAGCTGgacgtccgaattcagggtgccagctccgagGGAAGGTTTCTCTCCGTGTCAGCTCCGGTGGAAGGTTCCTGCCATCAATCTTTCCGTGATCtcagagcttctcagagcaggaacccggGGTCCCAAGGACGTGCTCGCTCCcggctctcctttcttggtggtatgaggtccccacatctttctctgcttgcttattttatatctcaaaagagattaagacACAATCTTGTAACTtgtagtcctgcctcattaacacaactgcctctaatcctaattaacatcatagaggtaggatttacaaaacacaggaaaatgaagtatagggtcagcgaaaaagcggaagaccctcaacgagatggactgacacagtggctgcaacaattgtgattgtaaggatggcccaggactggccagggtttccttccgttgtacaaagggccgctatgagttggaaccaactcaaatgGCACATGCCAacaacaggaaaatcatatcacatgacaaaatggtgaacactcacacaatcctgggaatcgctgcctagccaagttaacagataatgggggggggggggcacaattcaaacTATAACAGCGCAGACGCTGGTTCCCGGGGTTTGTCTGAGCAGCCGCTGGTTTGAGTACTTCTCCGTGTGCAATGGATAAGGTTGCCAACACGCCCGAGCACCATGGCAGGGCTTTTTTAAGTCTAGAAGCTTCTCTATCAAACTTTAGTCGGTGCTAATGAAAGGAAAACGAGATTATATCCACTGGTTCTGactaaaataaattaaatgacCATCTCTGATCAAACTGAGCTCTGCAAAGGTATCATGGTTTTCAGGCATCTTCTTCTTTATTTACAGAATTGAGAAAGTCTGTAATTGCTTGCTAACCGGTTGAATGCTGAGATGCAGAGTGGAAGGAGGAGGTAGGACTAAGCACAGGGACTAGAAGGCCCAATTACTCACCAGGCATGTGCAAAGTTAAATTGCTCTGCAAAGTCACAAATTCTGAAAAATACCCCCATCTCCTTCAAATGGTTTTTCCAGGCTTGGAATCTCCAAACTGCCTGAGAAACCAGGGAAACCAAGCAAGTCTCGCAGAAGCGCTATGAAATCATGGCTttgatggaaacttttttttttctatttatttattgtactttagatgaaggtttacaggacaaactagtttctcatcagtcagTACACACgatgttctatgacattggttaacaaccccacaacatgtcgacactctcccttctcaaccctgggttccccattaccagcttacTTGTTCTCTCCaatcttccagtccctgccccagggctggtacatcccttcagtcttgctttgatccacgggcctgttcagtctttggctgaagggggaaccccaggagtgacctcattactgagttgaaagggtgtccagaagccatagtctcagggtttctccagtctgttaggctagcaagtctggtctttctttttgagttggagttttctgtatttttctccagctctttctgggaccctcttttgtgatccctgtcagagcagtcagcggtggtagccgggcaccatctcgttgttctggactcagtctggtggaggctatggtagatgtggtcctttagtcctttgaactaatctttcccttgtgtctttagttttctttattcttccttgctcctgaaggggtgagaccagtggagtatcctagaaggctgctcataggcttctaagacccccagatgctactcaccaaagtagaatgtagaacatattctttataaactatgttatgccagttgagctagatattccctgagatcatggtctccacagccctcagcccagcaatttggtccttcagggagtttggatgtgtctatggagctaccatgaccttgccttgtatagttt containing:
- the ALKAL1 gene encoding ALK and LTK ligand 1 isoform X1; protein product: MPPAHGRPLLPVLLLLPLALSLSLTGAHSASWGRRAASVADEEPKPSPVRPAAAETAGAGPALLLRRQARATPALRAVRSAEIFPRDLNLKDKFIKHFTGPVTFSAECSKHFHRLYYNTRDCSMPAYYKRCARLLTRLAVSPLCTQT
- the ALKAL1 gene encoding ALK and LTK ligand 1 isoform X2 encodes the protein MPPAHGRPLLPVLLLLPLALSLSLTGAHSASWGRRAASVADEEPKPSPVRPAAAETAGAGPALLLRRQARATPALRAVRSAEIFPRDLNLKDKFIKHFTDYKRCARLLTRLAVSPLCTQT